The genomic DNA CTTCAAAGCTCAATGAGGAAGACTTTGACTGGCTCTTTGAGACTTTGGAGGACAGGTCTTTCCTGCATTGGTTCTGCAGCACTGTGAATAAGCAGAACCTACTGAGTGAAGAGGAGGTAAAAGCATTCAAAGCTCTCAAAGAATCGGGAAAGCCCATCTTGGACGAGGAGGCCCTGGGCGAGGTTCTGAAAACGTGTCAAAGCACAGAGTCAAAGGAGTCGGCTCTCCTGGAGGAACTGGAGCTGGAGAAGTTGGAGGAAGAGCTTTACACTCTGAGGAAAACGAAAAACTTGAAAATCCAGAGGCGCAACAAGCTTCAGATGATGGGCACTGTGAGCAGGAACGCTTCCCTGAGGCTGACTAGTGAAGAGCAGGAGGCCGCCAAGGGTCTCAAGGGAACAATGGAGATGCTGGGTGCAGAGAATGCCAAAATAAATAGTGAACTCCAGTCTCTAGTGGAAGAAGTGAAGCAACTGACAGCGTTCTTCACCACCACCGAGTCCAAGAGAACCTCACTGAGCCGTCCACCCGTCTTCCTGTCCCAGCTGGCCCTGGACCGTTACCTGCAGCAGGAAGAGCAGAATACCAAGGCACTGGCTGCTTACACCAAGAAACAGTTCTTCGAAGGGATTACGGAGCTAGTGGAGAGCTTGAATGAGGAGAATTTCCAGCTTCTGGACATGAGCGGGAGTTTGATCTCCAGGGAGAGCAGCCAGGCTCCAGAGGGACAGAGAGAAGAGATGGCCAGGCTGCAGTTTGCCTACATGGCGTCCCAGTACCAGCTGGTTCAAAGGAAGACCAAAGAGCAAAGTGCCAGGGCTGGTCTTCAGTGGATCAAAGAGAATCAGCACTCCCTCCTCAGGTCAAAGGTAAgactgagtgtgtgtttgtgctaaTTTAGTTTCAGTTTATTCGCTAACATTTTTTGTTACTCAGAAcaggtatatttttaaatatatttttacagtaaTTGCCTACACCCCATCACAGGATTATTATTTGAACCCAACTGACATTAATTAGGATAGGATGTATAATCATGTTCAGTATTTGGCAGTGAGGTGAGGCTGactaaaaagatatatatatatatattttttttacaaataaggGAGCAATGACAAGGCTCCTAAAGCTAATGAAaagtagtgttttattttaaaatcttgaaGGGGCGGGGGGAACAAAGCTTTAAAGAACCAACTCTTGTTTATTACAACACCCAAGTGTAATGTGCGTCTGTCTCCGCAGTTATCTGGCGATGAAGACGACCTGCAGTCGCGGGGGATACGGTTAAAGAAGGAGCTGGAGATTGTGGAACAGCAGGTGGAGGTGCTGAGCAGAGAACGGCTGCCGGCCGTAGCGTGGGAGAACGCCCAGCTCCTGAACATGCCAGTGGTGAAGGGAGACTTCGACCTGCAGATCGCCCAGCAGGAATACTACACCTCCCGGCAGGACGAGG from Acipenser ruthenus chromosome 2, fAciRut3.2 maternal haplotype, whole genome shotgun sequence includes the following:
- the LOC117971022 gene encoding HAUS augmin-like complex subunit 3, translated to MNGGSQFVETLKKLSYPKASKLNEEDFDWLFETLEDRSFLHWFCSTVNKQNLLSEEEVKAFKALKESGKPILDEEALGEVLKTCQSTESKESALLEELELEKLEEELYTLRKTKNLKIQRRNKLQMMGTVSRNASLRLTSEEQEAAKGLKGTMEMLGAENAKINSELQSLVEEVKQLTAFFTTTESKRTSLSRPPVFLSQLALDRYLQQEEQNTKALAAYTKKQFFEGITELVESLNEENFQLLDMSGSLISRESSQAPEGQREEMARLQFAYMASQYQLVQRKTKEQSARAGLQWIKENQHSLLRSKLSGDEDDLQSRGIRLKKELEIVEQQVEVLSRERLPAVAWENAQLLNMPVVKGDFDLQIAQQEYYTSRQDEVCSQLLQQKASFELLLLAYEMELRKYRQFHRQLEDISKGLEESRRGLAQRLEAFSDPSLSSTVKQRSIIESTDSVFHRLYQLLEGETGKEQLFRTYEGLEQAAQKLRQDVTSVKDRLTASSQEQSFLTAKMESESDVLRNTNYCGLKHLTLTPQVCLTKQEHFLNSQELGETILQLESQLNTLNQLMVEILNDVKGKKKILERNKLQQMERELYLYFFQDEDCLKSIVEELEKKVKALSIGQGDLF